The DNA sequence CGACAATAGCAATAATACAACGTCAACTCAGAATCGCAATGCTCAATCGAATGAAATGCCCACTGCCAGATCGAATTTCCGCAATCAAATAATGGAACAGATGAAGAACGCATCCGTCGATGTTCCCGATTCGTCATCGAAACCGATAACATTACAGAAGCAACCGTCGCTAACGTATTCGGACGGTCAATGGTCTCCGGCCAATTCGGACGGAAAGAAGTTTTACAATCGCGATCAGTTGATAATGCTGCGCAACCAGCCGGCATCGTTATCCGAACCGAATTTTCCCGGTGGCCTATCCGCTATCGTCAAAACGAATAACAATCACAGCAATATGTCAACGGGCGGCGGTAACGATTTGATGCCAAAGTTCGCTGGACAAACGAATTTCAATAAAACCGGATCACATCAACGCCACAACTACTCGAAACGCTCATCTCAGACATCAACGCAAcaaaatgctcaaaacaaTGGGAACGCCAACAAGGGCAGCAAATCCGACAtgatttacatgaaaatatccgTACGCGAGGAGGTCAAATTGAATGAAGCGGAAAACGCTTGGTTGCCATCGTTTCGTAGGACTGAGAGTGAAGCTGAACCAACAGACGGAAGCGAGAAACTCTCTTCCAATGATCTGCTGTTCAAGCGGGTGCGTGGTGTTCTGAATAAGTTGACTCCCGAACGATTTGACACGCTGTTCGAAGAAATCAGTAGCTTCAACATAGAAACGTCGGAGCGTTTGCACGGTGTCATATCGTTAGTGTTCGAGAAGGCAATCGACGAACCGCATTTCTCCGTTGCTTACGCTCGACTGTGCAGCAAATTATCTGAATCGTTAGCAGCGTCCGAGAGCGATAGCAAGCCGCTGTTTAAGAAGACCCTGATAACGAAATGCCAAAATGAATTCGAAAAGCATGTCGTCAATGAGCAGATAATTGCCGACAAACTTGCACCATTCCTGGCTAAAGTCAACGAAACCGACGACCCGGATAAGAAATTGGAGCACAGCGAAAATTTGAAGGAAGAAGAACGGAAATTGCGACTTCGGTCCGTCGGCACCGTACGCTTCATCGGCGAACTCTACAAAATCGGAATGCTCACGTCGAAAATCATGATCGGTTGCATACGAACGCTGATCGACAAAGACTCGGAAGACAAACTGGAATGTTCGTGCAAATTGTTGGCCACGATCGGTGCTAAGTTGGAAGAGGCTGTGCAACGAGTGCATGaacttaaaattgaattgaacgaaGCGTTCAAGCTGATGCAGTCGATAGTCGATCGGAAAATCCCGAACATACGAATCAGCAGTCGGGTGAGATTTATGCTACAAGACGTGCTCGATTTGAGGAAACGTCGCTGGGTTCCACGCAGTACCGATGCAGGCAATCCGAAAACCATGGGACAAATCCAGAAAGAAGCTGAAGCTgaacaacaaaacataattgtaAGTGAAACGGCTCGAACTCCATTGTTCGCAGGATGATCTGTGGAACGTTACCGTTGCATCAGACTaaccaaaacattttattttcatgcagCTACTCAACTACAATACCCGCCGCGATGATAGAGGGCGAAATGATAATCGGTCGaatggtggtggtggtggttaTCAGAAATCGAATCGACAATCCAGTGAAGATGGCTGGCTGCCGAGTGCGAAGAGTCGTAGCACCACATTGTTCGATacgtcgaaattcaaaaacaacaaaacggTAAGCTCCACTTAACAGACATTTTCTCAGCGAACACGTCCGTCGTGTCAGTGTCCAGAGCaaaggaaataattatttttttttcgtttcgttctAGTCAATCGATGACAGCACAGTTTTCGGCTCAGCAGCACTGTTCAAATGGGGCCAGAATGCCAACAATAACGCAACGCCTTCTGCAGCGGCTCCACCTCTGGCTAACAGTTTTGCTGCCCTAGATTCGGCTCGAGGTCTCAGTAGTTCAATCGAAAATCCTCCGCGAAGTAATCGAAACGGTCGAGACAATTATCATTCCAAGGGATCTATGGAACGTTATCAGCATTCAGACCGACGTAATTCCCGTAGCGGTTCGCAGCACAGGTCACGTGAAAATTCTCTAGCTAGGAACTTCCCACAGCGTAGCAATATACCGCCGTTCAGCCGATCCAGTCAATCAATGAACGCCCTTTCCACATCTCAACAGTCGTTACCAATTGTTAGAGCCGATCCAACGGCAACAATGAATCTGAATCCAGTTGAGCCGAGTTCGGCCGAAGTTGAGAAGGTGCAAAAGTTGGTCAGAGAACTGCTGGAAAATCATCACATCGGTGAGGTTTCCGTGGCTAATTGTCATGTTGACGTTGATAAGATAAAAGTGGAACATCGTTGGGTCGTGGTCCGAGAATTATTGAATGTTGCCGTGGAAGTGCAACGACTGAAAACGACTGATCGAATATTTGCCGGCAAATCATTGAACCAAtggatcaaaatgaaattgatcacACGCAGCGATATCCTGACCGGTACGAAATCGTTCTTGGAACCCGTCGAAGACATATCGCTGGACATACCGCACATTTGGCTTTACATTGCTGAGATTATCGGTAAGTTGTCGCAATTCTGCTCGTGCACCAGTTGTGTCCGTTGACATTAAAACATTCCGTTCAAAATACAGCTCCCGTTATTGAGAATGAAAActtgaaattaattcaattgaaaacgcTGTGCCCGGATCACGTGCATCGGATATTGGAAGAACTGTTACCCTATCAACAGGCGACTTACGGGCCTACTTACGTCAAGACTTTGTTGAAATCGAACGAATTGAACACACTGGTGACCAAGACGGAACAGATATCAGATGTAAGTTCAGTGCATTGGCTGACCTTAGGCACCTCGCGAAACTGAGAAACTTATTTCTTTTAACAGAAACTGAAAAACTTCGTGGCCACGATAGCCAATTTACCAGCTGAATCGGCCGTAATAAACAGTCAAGAGCCTGGACTTGGCAAAGCTTCAAATGATACCGTTAACATGGACGACATTCAGCGTCACATCAAAAAATTACTTCTGGAGAATGTAAAGCTAGACGTCATTTACGATTACATATCCGTAAGTCGATCGCCTGCTCCACGACCGCCTTccagaatttcattttttttttcttctttttctacTCCACAGGCCAACGTTACCGAAATCGACAATAATTTTATCAGAGCTTTGACCACTGCTGTCGTCGACTCATCGTTAGATAACCGATTCAAATTGAACGATAAACATTTTCTGCAGCGAATTCCGCTACTGGAACGGTACATCGATGGCAATAATCAGTTGCAATTGCAGGCCCTAATTgccattcaaattttaatccaTCGATTGGAACATCCACAGGGTATGTGTGCTCGACAGATGATTTCCTGAATCAAATTGACTCAATCTTTTCCCGATTTTTCCCTACAGGACTCATGCAAagtatattttcaaatcttgtaacggagaaaatcatttcaacCGACTCGATAATGAACTGGAAGAATCGTACCGATGTTATGGATGGGAAAGGTATGTTAAATGTTGTGACAGAGTGTTGATTACATAGTAGATCGAGAGAGCCGATGTGACTGTCAGTCCTTCATAAGGCTACCATTTGAAACCCATGTCGCGACATGTCGTTGTTTTGTTGCATTATGATCTTTAGTGTTGCTATTGGACGTTTGCTTTTCGAAATCGGATCTGTCGTTcgtgacaaattaaaattttggacTTTCAAATTAGTCAGACCCTCAAAAACATGTTTGACAGTGCTTTATACCAATATGTTGAGACTTGGGACACCAACTTTGTTTTCTCGTCCTATCAGCGatttaatcgaaaaacaaCTTCCACAACGAATACTTAGGGTAgagtaacatttttattttaccccTATCACGctactgaaaatgtttcattacCCGATGACATTTGAAGTAACTTCCGTGGGACGTCGCGTGTAAAATTACGTTAAAGTTGGGACATTGCTTATTTCTGGAAGAACGGATAAGAGAAATGACCCTGATGGCAACGGCATGGCACCCAAATTTTATAGTGAAGCCTCCACCAAGACgagaagagaatttttttgtgagcTAAAAAGTACATAGATCCACTGGGTGCCAACTGCCGTCGAAGGTGTCTtcacctgttctttcagaatcgAGGTTATTTTGACTCTAGAACGTATAACAGCTAGAGATTCCAATTACCGACCTcgataaattttcggtaaatagtACCTCAGCAGGTCAGAGTAGGGGCGATATTTCtccacggtcaatatcgtcaagaaCGATGttgtcgttcaaaaaacgtACATAGGACGAAAATATCGTttctgacgatattgaccgtgtggaaatgt is a window from the Bradysia coprophila strain Holo2 unplaced genomic scaffold, BU_Bcop_v1 contig_94, whole genome shotgun sequence genome containing:
- the LOC119085004 gene encoding eukaryotic translation initiation factor 4 gamma 3-like, coding for MKDKSSKNRQKSQKNSNSNASQTNAKVNQTNKNVNETATTVKSGKQQQQQQNNSIITTTNASTKPETINATNCDSGECFGSSQNGNVIASTETMEDCTLTAPSSDETDRSTTVDSNCNTIRIDSKPNRDKSDVDSTSNTVTTDPPSQAEPVDNSNNTTSTQNRNAQSNEMPTARSNFRNQIMEQMKNASVDVPDSSSKPITLQKQPSLTYSDGQWSPANSDGKKFYNRDQLIMLRNQPASLSEPNFPGGLSAIVKTNNNHSNMSTGGGNDLMPKFAGQTNFNKTGSHQRHNYSKRSSQTSTQQNAQNNGNANKGSKSDMIYMKISVREEVKLNEAENAWLPSFRRTESEAEPTDGSEKLSSNDLLFKRVRGVLNKLTPERFDTLFEEISSFNIETSERLHGVISLVFEKAIDEPHFSVAYARLCSKLSESLAASESDSKPLFKKTLITKCQNEFEKHVVNEQIIADKLAPFLAKVNETDDPDKKLEHSENLKEEERKLRLRSVGTVRFIGELYKIGMLTSKIMIGCIRTLIDKDSEDKLECSCKLLATIGAKLEEAVQRVHELKIELNEAFKLMQSIVDRKIPNIRISSRVRFMLQDVLDLRKRRWVPRSTDAGNPKTMGQIQKEAEAEQQNIILLNYNTRRDDRGRNDNRSNGGGGGYQKSNRQSSEDGWLPSAKSRSTTLFDTSKFKNNKTSIDDSTVFGSAALFKWGQNANNNATPSAAAPPLANSFAALDSARGLSSSIENPPRSNRNGRDNYHSKGSMERYQHSDRRNSRSGSQHRSRENSLARNFPQRSNIPPFSRSSQSMNALSTSQQSLPIVRADPTATMNLNPVEPSSAEVEKVQKLVRELLENHHIGEVSVANCHVDVDKIKVEHRWVVVRELLNVAVEVQRLKTTDRIFAGKSLNQWIKMKLITRSDILTGTKSFLEPVEDISLDIPHIWLYIAEIIAPVIENENLKLIQLKTLCPDHVHRILEELLPYQQATYGPTYVKTLLKSNELNTLVTKTEQISDKLKNFVATIANLPAESAVINSQEPGLGKASNDTVNMDDIQRHIKKLLLENVKLDVIYDYISANVTEIDNNFIRALTTAVVDSSLDNRFKLNDKHFLQRIPLLERYIDGNNQLQLQALIAIQILIHRLEHPQGLMQSIFSNLVTEKIISTDSIMNWKNRTDVMDGKGVAVTSLRNFFELLENSDGSSEDEDN